One Microbacterium sp. zg-B96 genomic region harbors:
- a CDS encoding enoyl-CoA hydratase/isomerase family protein: protein MSDAILFSVHDGLARITLNRPASLNAFDAALAREWERVTVEATSRDDVGAILLDAAGRAFCAGGDVRAMAQTMGSGQDIRDLAEVINTGIRALTESAVPVVAAAHGTTAGGGLGILLTSDYAIVGADSRIGSLYANIGLTPDLSVSAQLAQAVGERRALQLVLQDRMLTADEAREWGLVAEVVAGEDAESTATAVRARAEEVARFWLAGAHGAYGQAKRLIRSRPQRTFAEQLDEEARSIGAALDTPEAKARVAAFAAASRKNTPSTAKETV from the coding sequence ATGAGCGACGCCATCCTGTTCAGCGTCCACGACGGGCTCGCCCGCATCACGCTCAACCGACCCGCAAGTCTCAACGCCTTCGACGCCGCGCTCGCTCGGGAGTGGGAGCGCGTCACGGTCGAGGCCACCTCGCGCGACGATGTCGGGGCGATCCTGCTGGATGCCGCCGGCCGGGCGTTCTGCGCCGGCGGCGATGTCCGCGCGATGGCCCAGACGATGGGGTCGGGTCAGGACATCCGCGACCTCGCCGAGGTGATCAACACCGGCATCCGCGCGCTGACGGAGTCGGCCGTGCCGGTCGTCGCCGCGGCCCACGGCACCACCGCCGGCGGGGGCCTGGGCATCCTTCTCACCAGCGACTACGCGATCGTCGGCGCGGACTCACGCATCGGCAGCCTCTACGCCAACATCGGGCTGACTCCGGATCTGTCGGTGTCGGCCCAGCTCGCGCAGGCGGTGGGCGAGCGCCGGGCGCTGCAGCTCGTGCTGCAGGATCGGATGCTGACGGCGGACGAGGCTCGCGAGTGGGGGCTGGTGGCCGAGGTGGTCGCAGGCGAGGATGCCGAATCGACCGCCACCGCGGTGCGGGCACGCGCCGAGGAGGTCGCGCGGTTCTGGCTCGCGGGCGCCCACGGTGCCTACGGGCAGGCCAAGCGCCTCATCCGCTCCCGGCCACAGCGCACCTTCGCCGAGCAGCTCGACGAGGAGGCGCGTTCGATCGGGGCGGCCCTCGACACCCCCGAGGCGAAGGCCCGTGTGGCCGCGTTCGCCGCGGCATCCCGCAAAAACACTCCCTCGACCGCCAAGGAGACCGTATGA
- a CDS encoding SDR family NAD(P)-dependent oxidoreductase — MDIVGASALVTGGASGLGLATAQRLATAGAHVVIIDLPGSAGAERAAEFGGTFAPADVTDPSEVAAAVATAASVGPLRVVVNCAGIAPPAKVLDRDGMPTPLAHFERIVRVNLIGTYNVIAQASAAIVRTEPTADGDRGVIVSTASVAAFDGQIGQPAYSASKGGVHAMTLPIARELARHGIRVVTIAPGIMETPMLATLPQAAQDSLGQQVPYPARLGRADEYAALVQHIVDNGYLNGETIRLDGAIRMAAK; from the coding sequence ATGGACATCGTCGGCGCATCCGCGCTCGTCACGGGGGGCGCGAGCGGTCTCGGCCTCGCCACCGCGCAGCGGCTGGCAACCGCCGGAGCGCACGTGGTGATCATCGACCTGCCCGGCTCTGCGGGCGCCGAGCGCGCCGCGGAGTTCGGCGGCACGTTCGCTCCCGCCGACGTCACCGACCCGAGTGAGGTCGCCGCCGCCGTGGCGACCGCCGCCAGCGTCGGACCCTTGCGCGTCGTGGTCAACTGCGCGGGCATCGCACCGCCGGCGAAGGTGCTCGACCGCGACGGCATGCCCACCCCGCTGGCGCACTTCGAGCGCATCGTGCGGGTCAATCTCATCGGCACGTACAACGTGATCGCGCAGGCATCCGCGGCGATCGTGCGCACCGAGCCCACCGCCGACGGCGACCGCGGCGTCATCGTCAGCACCGCCAGCGTCGCCGCGTTCGACGGGCAGATCGGCCAGCCCGCCTACTCGGCCAGCAAGGGCGGCGTGCACGCGATGACGCTGCCGATCGCGCGGGAACTCGCGCGCCACGGCATCCGCGTCGTCACGATCGCGCCCGGGATCATGGAGACGCCCATGCTCGCCACACTGCCGCAGGCCGCGCAGGACTCCCTCGGCCAGCAGGTGCCGTACCCGGCACGGCTCGGCCGCGCCGACGAATACGCCGCGCTCGTGCAGCACATCGTCGACAACGGCTACCTCAACGGCGAGACCATCCGCCTCGACGGCGCCATCCGCATGGCAGCGAAATAA
- a CDS encoding phosphotransferase: MSFPVEPITVPTRVRALAGLAALTPVWLNNAGGVTFRTDDGRFIKHGPLNGETSLAAEAARLRWAGALTPVPRVLDAGEDGADEWLVTAAVPGRSAVDPRWVAEPATAVRAIGEGLRAMHDTLPVASCPYDSRCPRISGRRGGSGSTWPTSTTPSSGS, encoded by the coding sequence GTGTCCTTCCCTGTTGAGCCGATCACCGTGCCGACCCGGGTACGCGCCCTCGCCGGCCTCGCCGCCCTCACGCCGGTCTGGCTCAACAACGCGGGCGGGGTGACGTTCCGCACCGACGACGGGCGGTTCATCAAGCACGGACCGCTCAACGGCGAGACCTCGCTGGCCGCCGAAGCGGCACGGCTGCGCTGGGCGGGCGCCCTCACGCCGGTGCCGCGCGTACTCGACGCGGGTGAGGATGGCGCGGATGAATGGCTCGTGACAGCAGCCGTTCCGGGGCGGTCCGCCGTCGATCCGCGCTGGGTGGCGGAGCCGGCGACCGCGGTGCGTGCGATCGGCGAGGGGCTGCGGGCGATGCACGACACGCTGCCCGTGGCATCCTGCCCCTACGACTCTCGGTGCCCTCGTATCTCGGGCCGTCGGGGTGGCTCGGGATCGACCTGGCCGACCTCGACGACACCGAGCTCGGGGAGCTGA
- a CDS encoding energy-coupling factor transporter transmembrane component T, whose product MSPDAGKGPVARRNAVAKLGAALLIALPLVATIDPVSALVALLLEIPLLMAAGLSAKQFWLRTLPLWIAAPASAVTIALYGAASGEVYLEWLFVRVSEGSLLLAAATFLRVLAIGLPAVVLFVTVDPTDLADGLAQIVQLPARFVLGALAGMRMLGLLADDWRALSLARRARGVADAGRVRRALGTAFALFVLAIRRGSALATAMEARAFGAPVARTWARESRLTAGDGILLLTGAAISAIALAVSIAVGAFNPILGA is encoded by the coding sequence GTGAGCCCGGATGCCGGGAAGGGCCCGGTCGCACGTCGCAACGCCGTGGCCAAACTCGGCGCGGCACTGCTGATCGCGCTGCCGCTGGTCGCGACGATCGACCCGGTGTCGGCGCTCGTGGCGCTGCTGCTGGAGATCCCGCTGCTCATGGCGGCGGGCCTGAGCGCGAAGCAGTTCTGGCTGCGGACGCTGCCGCTGTGGATCGCGGCCCCGGCATCGGCTGTCACGATCGCGCTCTACGGCGCCGCGAGCGGCGAGGTGTACCTGGAGTGGCTGTTCGTGCGCGTCAGCGAGGGGTCGCTGCTGCTGGCGGCGGCGACGTTCCTGCGCGTGCTCGCGATCGGCCTGCCCGCAGTGGTGCTGTTCGTGACAGTGGACCCGACCGACCTCGCCGACGGTCTCGCGCAGATCGTGCAGCTGCCGGCCCGGTTCGTGCTCGGAGCGCTCGCCGGAATGCGGATGCTGGGCCTGCTCGCCGACGACTGGCGGGCACTGTCGCTCGCCCGCCGCGCGCGGGGCGTGGCCGACGCGGGGCGCGTGCGCCGAGCGCTGGGGACGGCCTTCGCCCTGTTCGTGCTGGCGATCCGGCGCGGGTCGGCGCTGGCGACCGCGATGGAAGCGCGTGCGTTCGGAGCTCCCGTCGCGCGAACGTGGGCGCGCGAGTCGCGCCTGACCGCGGGCGACGGCATCCTGCTGCTGACGGGAGCGGCGATCTCGGCCATCGCGCTCGCGGTGTCGATCGCGGTCGGCGCTTTCAACCCGATCCTCGGCGCCTGA
- a CDS encoding ATP-binding cassette domain-containing protein — protein sequence MPASTAVPPAAVEARGWGWRYATRQAWATREVSLRIEPGQRVLLLGASGSGKSTLLQGIAGVLGGADEGEQEGALLVGGEPAAASRGHAGLVLQDPDSQTILARVGDDVAFGCENLGVPRDEIWPRVTAALAAVGLELPLDRATSALSGGQKQRLALAGVLAMRPGVVLLDEPTANLDPDGVIEVQGAVGRGLDATGATLIVIEHRVDVWLPLVDRVIALAPGGGVLADGTPRAVLGVGRGTRAARAAEPRTHTAPGDLARQLASAGVWVPGIPPRVPPPPAVAPGEALLSARGLVVARTPGTPVAGPVDVDVRAGEVLGVVGPNGAGKSTLGLTLAGLLPPAAGRVVASASLAEGAIPRRRRTDAGTDPIAWSSRSLLTRIGTVFQDPEHQLLARTVREELAVGPRALGLPETDIAARVDELLERLRLARLADANPYTLSGGEKRRLTVAATLATRPRVIVLDEPTFGQDAATWAELVAIIAGLRDGVDERGPLAIVAITHDEAVLAALHARRFEVRR from the coding sequence GTGCCGGCATCCACTGCCGTCCCGCCCGCCGCCGTCGAGGCCCGCGGGTGGGGATGGCGCTACGCGACGCGACAGGCCTGGGCTACCCGCGAGGTCTCGCTGCGCATCGAACCGGGGCAGCGCGTGCTGCTGCTGGGCGCGTCGGGCTCGGGCAAGTCGACGCTGCTGCAGGGCATCGCCGGCGTGCTGGGCGGCGCCGACGAGGGGGAGCAGGAGGGTGCACTGCTCGTCGGCGGCGAGCCGGCGGCGGCGTCGCGCGGGCATGCCGGCCTCGTGCTGCAGGATCCCGACAGCCAGACGATCCTCGCCCGCGTCGGCGATGACGTCGCGTTCGGGTGCGAGAACCTCGGCGTACCCCGCGACGAGATCTGGCCGCGGGTGACGGCGGCGCTCGCCGCCGTCGGGCTTGAGCTGCCGCTGGACCGTGCGACGTCGGCGCTGTCGGGCGGGCAGAAGCAGCGGCTCGCCCTGGCCGGCGTGCTCGCGATGCGCCCCGGTGTCGTGCTGCTGGACGAACCGACCGCCAACCTCGACCCCGACGGTGTGATCGAGGTGCAGGGCGCCGTCGGCCGGGGGCTGGATGCCACAGGGGCGACTCTCATCGTCATCGAGCACCGGGTGGACGTGTGGCTGCCGCTGGTGGACCGCGTGATCGCGCTGGCACCAGGGGGCGGCGTGCTCGCGGATGGGACGCCCCGCGCGGTGCTCGGGGTGGGCAGGGGGACGCGCGCCGCGCGCGCGGCCGAGCCGCGAACCCACACCGCCCCCGGCGACCTCGCGCGGCAGCTTGCTTCCGCCGGGGTGTGGGTGCCCGGCATCCCGCCTCGCGTGCCGCCGCCGCCGGCGGTCGCGCCGGGCGAGGCGCTGCTGTCCGCCCGTGGCCTCGTCGTCGCCCGCACCCCCGGCACCCCGGTCGCCGGTCCCGTCGACGTCGACGTGCGGGCCGGCGAGGTGCTCGGCGTCGTCGGGCCGAACGGCGCCGGCAAGTCCACGCTCGGGCTCACGCTCGCCGGGCTCCTGCCGCCGGCGGCGGGGCGCGTCGTGGCATCCGCGTCCCTTGCCGAGGGGGCAATCCCGCGCCGGCGTCGAACGGATGCCGGCACCGACCCGATCGCGTGGTCGTCGCGGAGTCTGCTGACCCGCATCGGCACGGTGTTCCAGGATCCCGAGCACCAGCTTCTCGCCCGGACCGTGCGGGAGGAGCTGGCCGTCGGTCCGCGCGCGCTGGGGCTGCCCGAGACGGACATCGCGGCGCGCGTGGACGAGCTGCTCGAGCGGCTGCGGCTCGCGCGGCTGGCCGACGCCAACCCCTACACGCTCTCCGGCGGGGAGAAGCGTCGCCTGACGGTCGCCGCGACCCTCGCCACCCGGCCGCGGGTGATCGTGCTGGACGAGCCGACGTTCGGGCAGGATGCCGCGACCTGGGCGGAGCTCGTCGCGATCATCGCGGGCCTGCGCGACGGCGTCGACGAACGCGGCCCGCTCGCCATCGTCGCGATCACGCACGACGAGGCCGTTCTCGCGGCGCTGCACGCCCGCCGGTTCGAGGTGCGCCGGTGA
- a CDS encoding ECF transporter S component has translation MHASASAHEASQGSSDRRVPLSERWRWRVVDIVVASVIAVACAAVFLLWNVGYEGPSALLKPLLPGIQGVFAGPWLIAGVLGGLIIRKPGAALYTETVAAVLSALVGNQWGPLTIVSGLVQGVGAELVFLIFLYGVWRMPVAILAGAGAGLAAGINDRILWYAGADTLFTTVYIVSTTLSGALIAGLGGWFIARGLAATGALNRFAAGREVSRRV, from the coding sequence ATGCACGCATCCGCGTCTGCCCACGAAGCCTCGCAGGGCTCGTCCGATCGGCGCGTCCCGCTGTCCGAGCGCTGGCGCTGGCGGGTCGTCGACATCGTCGTCGCCAGTGTCATCGCCGTCGCCTGCGCCGCCGTGTTCCTGCTGTGGAACGTCGGCTACGAAGGTCCCAGCGCGCTGCTGAAACCGTTGCTGCCCGGCATCCAGGGTGTGTTTGCCGGTCCGTGGCTCATCGCCGGGGTGCTGGGCGGGCTCATCATCCGAAAGCCCGGCGCGGCGCTGTACACCGAGACGGTCGCGGCGGTGCTGTCCGCACTCGTGGGCAATCAGTGGGGTCCGCTGACGATCGTCTCGGGACTGGTGCAGGGCGTCGGCGCGGAACTGGTGTTCCTGATCTTCCTCTACGGCGTCTGGCGGATGCCGGTGGCGATCCTCGCCGGGGCCGGGGCGGGCCTGGCGGCCGGTATCAACGACCGCATCCTCTGGTATGCCGGGGCGGACACCCTGTTCACGACCGTCTACATCGTCTCCACGACCCTCTCCGGCGCGCTCATCGCGGGCCTCGGCGGATGGTTCATCGCGCGGGGGCTCGCCGCGACCGGGGCGCTGAACAGGTTCGCGGCGGGCCGCGAGGTCTCACGGCGCGTGTAG
- a CDS encoding D-alanyl-D-alanine carboxypeptidase translates to MTTEDAPPLTRRSRRSRAQAPADARTAAAAGTDAASADSAPADSAPADSAPDTAAGDSSTPGAAPEAPAAEPPASDAEASVADAPADPAAVLLQPTAPTAPSRHVALGWVDEDSLATAPTALSLNAAAAPYTVVHPDLLARRPHRSPFRAGVLVPLLSVLAVIALYVATTLLWPLHALPPQVTPSTVVPVAAPAAAPAWPAAGAAAVSVDGIDASAASSVDPISMASLTKVVTVLMVLDEMPLAPGEQGPEFQFTGADQSEYWAYRERGESALPVPAGGTLTQYQLLQGILIASANNYADRLASVLWPSDDVFANAAASWLSQHGLSGITVVDPSGIDDDNTADPAALLALADRALADPVVAEIVRMPTAELPGAGLIENTNALLADPGVVGVKTGSLWEHYNLIAAKDLLVGDTTVRVYASVLGQPTSQTRTAAARALLAQLEAELQLRPSVTAGTVAGVVTTAWGERVDMLTSDDASVVLWNGGAATVTSDLTVGEDRAADTTVGTLTVTGPLDAETVEVHLAAEIEDPTPWWRLTHPLELFGLAG, encoded by the coding sequence GTGACCACCGAGGACGCGCCCCCGCTGACGCGCCGTTCGCGCCGTTCGCGCGCGCAGGCGCCCGCCGATGCGAGGACGGCTGCCGCAGCCGGAACGGATGCCGCGTCGGCCGATTCCGCGCCTGCCGATTCCGCGCCAGCCGATTCCGCGCCAGACACCGCGGCCGGCGACTCATCGACCCCTGGCGCCGCACCCGAAGCCCCGGCAGCGGAGCCTCCGGCATCCGACGCTGAGGCATCCGTCGCCGACGCACCTGCCGACCCGGCAGCCGTCCTCCTGCAACCGACAGCCCCGACCGCGCCGTCGCGGCACGTCGCACTGGGGTGGGTAGACGAGGACTCCCTCGCCACCGCCCCCACGGCGCTGAGCCTTAATGCCGCCGCCGCGCCCTACACGGTCGTGCACCCGGATCTGCTCGCGCGGCGCCCGCACCGGTCGCCGTTTCGCGCAGGCGTACTGGTGCCGCTGCTCAGCGTGCTCGCGGTGATCGCACTGTACGTCGCGACCACCCTGCTGTGGCCGTTGCACGCCCTGCCACCGCAGGTGACCCCAAGCACCGTGGTTCCCGTCGCCGCCCCCGCTGCCGCACCCGCGTGGCCCGCCGCCGGCGCCGCGGCCGTCAGCGTAGACGGCATCGACGCGAGCGCGGCCTCCAGCGTCGACCCGATCTCGATGGCCAGCCTCACGAAGGTCGTGACGGTGCTGATGGTGCTCGACGAGATGCCGCTGGCGCCGGGCGAGCAGGGTCCGGAGTTTCAGTTCACGGGGGCCGACCAGTCCGAGTATTGGGCCTACCGCGAGCGCGGCGAGTCGGCGCTGCCGGTTCCCGCCGGCGGCACGCTGACCCAGTACCAGCTGCTGCAGGGCATCCTCATCGCGTCAGCGAACAACTACGCCGACCGCCTCGCGTCGGTGCTGTGGCCGAGCGACGATGTGTTCGCCAACGCGGCGGCATCCTGGCTGTCCCAGCACGGCCTGTCGGGCATCACCGTGGTCGATCCGAGCGGCATCGACGATGACAACACCGCCGATCCGGCGGCGCTGCTCGCCCTCGCCGACAGGGCGCTGGCCGACCCCGTCGTCGCCGAGATCGTGCGGATGCCGACGGCGGAACTGCCCGGCGCGGGCCTCATCGAGAACACCAACGCGCTACTGGCGGATCCCGGTGTGGTCGGGGTCAAGACCGGGTCGCTGTGGGAGCACTACAACCTGATCGCGGCGAAGGACCTGCTCGTCGGGGACACGACCGTGCGGGTGTACGCCTCGGTGCTCGGGCAGCCCACCAGCCAGACGCGCACTGCCGCCGCCCGGGCGCTGTTGGCACAGCTGGAGGCGGAGCTGCAGCTGCGCCCGTCGGTCACAGCCGGCACGGTGGCGGGGGTCGTCACGACCGCCTGGGGCGAGCGGGTCGACATGCTGACGTCGGACGACGCATCGGTCGTGCTGTGGAACGGCGGCGCCGCGACGGTCACGTCGGACCTCACGGTGGGCGAGGACCGCGCGGCGGACACGACCGTCGGCACGCTGACGGTGACCGGACCGCTGGACGCGGAGACCGTCGAGGTGCACCTGGCCGCCGAGATCGAGGACCCGACGCCGTGGTGGCGCCTCACGCACCCGCTGGAACTGTTCGGCCTGGCTGGCTGA
- a CDS encoding SLC13 family permease: MDPVIATFVILGLAVVAFISGKIPIAIVAIGVPLGLWVTGIQTLPEALSGFGDPTVLFIASLFVVSEALDATGVTAWVGQQVITRAGSNPRRLLVIVGSMAAVLTGFISINGAVAALLPVVVVVAVRAGIVPSKMLIPLAFAASAGSLLTLTGTPVNPVVSQFALTAGGREFGFFEFALVGVPLVALTLLVVATLGPRLVPERSPDRLGAAPDPSEAARSWRESYDVDLSTQSLFSVREGVAEVLVAPRSSLIGRRVWPGMTTREEDLVILAARHGRAEGQNASRGSGGVGQLTLQAGDALLVQGPWAALERYTHSPDVIAVTPPHALRRTVPLGRGARRALVVLGLMVVLLATGIVPPAVAGLLATGALILTRVVTMPQVYRAISWTTVILIAGMVPLSSAFVSTGAADVVADLVLGFTGETSPHLALLVLCVVTILLGQFISNVATVLIVAPIAVSIAATLDLSIQPFMMALTVAGAAAFLTPIATPVNLMVMQPGGYRFGDYWRLGLPLALVFLAVAVLYVPLIWPF; encoded by the coding sequence GTGGACCCCGTGATCGCGACTTTCGTCATTCTGGGGCTCGCAGTGGTCGCCTTCATCAGCGGCAAGATCCCGATCGCGATCGTGGCGATCGGGGTGCCGCTGGGGTTGTGGGTGACCGGCATCCAGACCCTTCCCGAGGCCCTCTCCGGGTTCGGCGACCCGACCGTGCTGTTCATCGCTTCCCTGTTCGTGGTGAGCGAGGCGTTGGATGCCACGGGCGTCACGGCCTGGGTCGGCCAGCAGGTGATCACGCGGGCGGGGTCCAATCCTCGCCGGCTGCTGGTGATCGTGGGGAGCATGGCGGCGGTGCTCACCGGGTTCATCAGCATCAACGGCGCCGTTGCGGCGCTGCTGCCGGTGGTCGTGGTCGTCGCGGTGCGGGCGGGCATCGTGCCGTCGAAGATGCTCATCCCGCTGGCCTTCGCCGCCAGCGCCGGGTCGTTGCTGACCCTCACCGGGACGCCGGTGAACCCGGTCGTGTCGCAATTCGCACTGACCGCGGGGGGCCGGGAGTTCGGGTTCTTCGAGTTCGCCCTCGTGGGGGTGCCGCTCGTGGCGCTGACGCTCCTGGTGGTGGCGACCCTCGGTCCCCGGCTGGTGCCCGAGCGCAGCCCCGACCGTCTCGGCGCCGCGCCCGACCCCAGCGAGGCCGCCCGCAGCTGGCGGGAGAGCTACGACGTCGACCTGTCGACCCAGTCGCTGTTCAGCGTGCGGGAGGGCGTGGCGGAGGTGCTCGTGGCCCCGCGGTCGAGCCTCATCGGGCGGAGGGTCTGGCCCGGGATGACCACGCGCGAAGAGGACCTCGTCATCCTCGCCGCCCGTCACGGCCGAGCCGAGGGGCAGAACGCCTCGCGCGGCTCCGGCGGCGTCGGGCAGTTGACGCTGCAGGCCGGTGACGCCCTGCTGGTGCAGGGTCCGTGGGCGGCGCTGGAGCGCTACACCCACTCACCCGACGTCATCGCGGTGACGCCGCCGCACGCGCTGCGGCGCACCGTGCCGCTGGGCCGCGGCGCCCGTCGGGCGCTGGTGGTCCTGGGGCTGATGGTCGTACTGCTGGCCACCGGCATCGTGCCGCCCGCGGTGGCGGGGCTGCTCGCGACGGGCGCGCTGATCCTCACCCGGGTCGTCACCATGCCGCAGGTCTACCGAGCGATCTCCTGGACGACCGTCATCCTCATCGCCGGGATGGTGCCGCTGTCGTCGGCATTCGTCTCGACCGGAGCCGCCGACGTCGTCGCCGATCTGGTGCTCGGCTTCACCGGGGAGACCTCGCCGCACCTGGCGCTGCTGGTGCTGTGCGTCGTGACGATCCTCCTCGGCCAGTTCATCTCCAACGTCGCGACGGTGCTCATCGTCGCGCCGATCGCGGTGTCGATCGCGGCGACGCTGGATCTCAGCATCCAGCCGTTCATGATGGCGCTGACCGTTGCGGGCGCGGCCGCCTTCCTCACCCCGATCGCCACCCCGGTGAACCTCATGGTGATGCAGCCCGGCGGCTACCGCTTCGGCGACTATTGGCGGCTGGGCCTGCCGCTGGCGCTGGTGTTCCTCGCCGTGGCGGTGCTGTACGTGCCGCTCATCTGGCCGTTCTAG
- a CDS encoding DnaJ domain-containing protein, producing the protein MFDSPLSASAYDVLAVDPSADEDALRKAYRLRLRQTHPDTGGDAAVFVQVQRAWELVGTPEARAAYDRGHGFADTPAPDYSGWKAPAARPDTRPRARSFGHPGGWRRERYLSLIREWAGRGVDLPDPYDPALVRTAPHEVRRLLADALAEEATARVVADLGMGYTVWHDVSAPARGDRPDAKLDHIVLGPSGLYAVLSEDFGGPVRVRRGELIGDGVEGAPIADLVARARTIARAAGVRFSGAVVVLPDDDLFQPVEELGKVRGLPVAVVSRSTLATVLRRGMTGARDIGGNELFDVRARLQRTVRFV; encoded by the coding sequence GTGTTCGACAGTCCGCTGTCCGCGTCGGCGTACGACGTGCTCGCGGTCGACCCGTCCGCCGACGAGGACGCACTGCGCAAGGCCTACCGGCTGCGGTTGCGCCAGACGCACCCCGACACCGGCGGGGATGCCGCCGTGTTCGTGCAGGTGCAGCGGGCGTGGGAGCTCGTGGGCACCCCCGAGGCGCGGGCCGCGTACGACCGCGGGCACGGCTTCGCCGACACCCCGGCGCCGGACTACTCAGGGTGGAAGGCGCCAGCGGCCCGCCCCGACACCCGGCCCCGGGCCCGCTCGTTCGGGCACCCCGGCGGGTGGCGCCGCGAGCGCTACCTGAGCCTCATCCGGGAGTGGGCGGGGCGCGGCGTGGACCTGCCGGACCCCTATGACCCGGCGCTGGTGCGCACCGCCCCGCACGAGGTGCGCCGGCTGCTGGCCGACGCGCTCGCCGAAGAGGCCACCGCCCGGGTGGTCGCCGACCTCGGCATGGGCTACACCGTGTGGCACGACGTCTCGGCGCCGGCGCGCGGCGACCGGCCCGACGCGAAGCTCGACCACATCGTGCTCGGCCCGAGCGGGCTGTATGCCGTGCTGTCGGAGGACTTCGGCGGGCCGGTGCGGGTGCGCCGCGGCGAGCTGATCGGCGACGGCGTGGAAGGTGCCCCGATCGCGGACCTCGTCGCGCGGGCGCGCACGATCGCCCGCGCCGCCGGGGTGCGCTTCAGCGGCGCGGTCGTGGTGCTCCCCGACGACGACCTGTTCCAGCCGGTCGAGGAACTGGGCAAGGTGCGCGGGCTCCCCGTCGCGGTGGTCTCCCGCAGCACGCTGGCGACGGTGCTGCGCCGCGGCATGACCGGCGCGCGCGACATCGGCGGCAACGAGCTGTTCGACGTGCGCGCCCGCCTGCAGCGCACCGTCCGCTTCGTCTGA